A region of Cardinium endosymbiont of Sogatella furcifera DNA encodes the following proteins:
- the atpD gene encoding F0F1 ATP synthase subunit beta, with amino-acid sequence MSHTGKIIQIIGPVIDVRFNEEASLPSILNALYIKTPSGKSVTLECQQHLGEHCVRAIAMEGTEGLMRGLEVIDTGAPIQVPVGDAVRGRLFNVTGAAIDGMQQPETDKKLPIHRTPPPFDQLSSTTEILYTGIKVIDLLAPYVKGGKIGLFGGAGVGKTVLIMELIDNIAKSYNGLSVFAGVGERTREGNDLLREMIEAGVVNYGEAFVQAMEQGDWDLSKVDQKALQTSQAALVFGQMNESPGARARVALTGLSIAEYFRDHGEGGKDILFFVDNIFRFTQAGAEISALLGRIPSAVGYQPTLATEMGAMQERIASVKHGSITSVQAVYVPADDLTDPAPATTFTHLDTTTVLSRRIAALGIYPAVDPLASSSRALNPEILGHLHYGTAQKVKRTLQRYKELQDIIAILGMDELSEEDIRTVYRARKVERFLSQPFNVAERFTGLAGTRVPIEDTIKGFNMIIDGAVDHLPEMAFNLVGNIEQAIQKGEKLLGHQGKESH; translated from the coding sequence ATGTCCCATACTGGAAAAATTATTCAAATTATAGGTCCTGTAATTGATGTTCGTTTTAATGAGGAAGCTAGTCTACCTAGTATATTAAATGCATTGTATATCAAAACCCCATCTGGTAAATCGGTGACCTTAGAATGCCAACAGCATCTAGGTGAGCATTGTGTACGCGCCATTGCTATGGAAGGTACAGAGGGGTTAATGCGCGGTTTAGAGGTAATAGATACAGGTGCTCCTATTCAAGTACCTGTAGGCGATGCGGTACGTGGTCGTCTTTTTAATGTTACAGGGGCCGCTATAGATGGTATGCAGCAACCAGAAACAGATAAGAAGCTACCCATTCATAGAACGCCCCCCCCTTTTGATCAACTTTCTTCCACAACAGAAATCCTCTATACCGGTATCAAGGTGATTGATCTGCTGGCGCCCTATGTGAAGGGTGGTAAGATTGGCTTATTTGGTGGTGCAGGTGTAGGCAAAACGGTGTTGATTATGGAGTTGATTGATAACATTGCTAAATCCTATAATGGACTTTCCGTATTTGCTGGTGTAGGAGAACGCACCCGTGAAGGCAATGACCTTTTGCGAGAAATGATTGAAGCAGGTGTAGTCAATTATGGCGAAGCATTTGTGCAGGCTATGGAGCAAGGCGATTGGGACCTTAGTAAGGTAGATCAGAAAGCGTTACAAACCTCTCAGGCTGCACTTGTATTTGGTCAGATGAATGAATCGCCTGGCGCAAGGGCACGGGTAGCGCTGACAGGGCTTTCTATTGCAGAGTATTTTCGTGATCATGGTGAAGGTGGAAAAGATATTCTCTTTTTTGTGGATAATATTTTTCGTTTCACACAAGCTGGTGCAGAAATTTCTGCTTTATTGGGTCGCATACCTTCTGCCGTAGGTTATCAACCCACCTTAGCTACCGAGATGGGTGCCATGCAAGAACGCATTGCCTCTGTGAAGCATGGTTCTATTACCTCTGTTCAAGCAGTTTATGTGCCAGCGGATGATTTAACGGACCCTGCTCCTGCGACTACCTTTACCCATCTAGATACTACTACGGTCCTTTCCAGAAGAATAGCTGCACTGGGCATTTATCCGGCAGTAGATCCTTTAGCTTCTTCTTCTAGAGCCTTAAATCCTGAAATCTTAGGCCACCTCCATTATGGTACCGCTCAGAAGGTAAAAAGAACCCTTCAGCGTTATAAAGAACTACAGGATATTATAGCTATTTTAGGTATGGATGAACTTTCAGAGGAAGATATACGGACGGTCTACCGTGCTAGAAAGGTAGAGCGGTTTTTATCCCAGCCATTTAATGTAGCAGAAAGATTCACAGGACTTGCAGGCACACGTGTGCCTATAGAAGATACCATTAAAGGCTTTAATATGATCATTGATGGGGCAGTAGACCATCTGCCTGAAATGGCGTTTAATTTAGTTGGGAATATTGAACAAGCCATTCAAAAAGGAGAAAAACTGCTAGGCCATCAGGGTAAAGAGAGTCATTAG
- a CDS encoding OmpH family outer membrane protein, whose product MNYKFLATWALLICMGTNVKADGSPKVIEQPQVVSSSLKLGYVDMSSILDNLTEAQKNECEIKSFQKQLDKQIQEKYAEFQKAVATFQEQVNTLTEAQKKQKYTEVYNLEAAVHELQDQRPAKMAEKCKVVMQPLYDKIQAVIEEIKTEHAYHFVFSKHTDAGPVVLAAGKEYNLTPLVLKKLEKMAPKEAQPPVVGLKAQPPAKVAKPSVKKK is encoded by the coding sequence ATGAATTATAAATTTTTAGCTACATGGGCACTTCTTATCTGTATGGGTACTAATGTAAAAGCGGATGGTTCACCTAAGGTTATTGAGCAGCCTCAAGTAGTATCATCTAGTTTAAAGCTTGGGTATGTAGATATGTCTTCTATTTTAGACAATCTGACAGAGGCTCAAAAGAATGAATGTGAAATTAAAAGTTTTCAGAAACAGCTGGATAAGCAGATTCAGGAAAAATACGCAGAATTTCAAAAAGCAGTTGCGACTTTTCAGGAGCAGGTAAATACCCTTACAGAAGCTCAAAAAAAGCAAAAATATACGGAAGTGTACAATTTAGAGGCAGCTGTTCACGAGCTTCAGGATCAAAGGCCTGCTAAAATGGCAGAAAAGTGTAAGGTTGTTATGCAACCCCTCTATGACAAAATACAAGCGGTCATTGAGGAAATTAAAACGGAACACGCTTATCATTTTGTATTCAGTAAACATACAGATGCTGGACCTGTAGTGCTTGCTGCTGGGAAGGAATATAATCTTACTCCGCTTGTATTGAAGAAACTTGAGAAAATGGCGCCTAAAGAGGCACAACCGCCTGTAGTAGGTTTGAAAGCGCAACCACCTGCTAAGGTGGCTAAACCATCTGTCAAGAAAAAATAA
- a CDS encoding deoxycytidylate deaminase, with protein sequence MTQKPTFDAIFMSLAMQLAQRSHCVKKQVGAVLTKETRIISIGYNGPPAGAYNCDEIWPKTGCARNIRGSCFLAIHAEQNAVLYALTHHINVKDGILYTTLSPCLPCARIIFSVGIKKVVYKDSYATYKNLDCEEGLNFLHEFGVMVVQYDPYKDVEL encoded by the coding sequence ATGACGCAAAAACCTACATTTGATGCTATTTTTATGTCCTTGGCGATGCAATTGGCCCAACGCTCACATTGTGTTAAAAAACAAGTAGGCGCTGTGTTAACAAAAGAGACCCGCATCATTTCCATAGGATACAATGGCCCACCAGCTGGCGCCTATAATTGCGATGAAATATGGCCTAAAACGGGTTGTGCAAGAAATATAAGGGGAAGTTGTTTTTTAGCCATTCATGCAGAACAAAATGCGGTGCTGTATGCATTAACCCATCACATCAATGTAAAGGATGGGATACTGTACACCACGCTTTCGCCCTGTCTGCCTTGTGCCCGCATTATCTTTAGTGTAGGCATCAAAAAGGTTGTATACAAGGATTCTTACGCAACTTATAAAAATCTGGATTGTGAAGAGGGCTTAAATTTTCTACATGAATTTGGTGTAATGGTCGTACAATATGACCCCTATAAGGATGTAGAACTTTAA
- a CDS encoding cysteine desulfurase family protein, giving the protein MTIYLDNAATTQLDPEVLAAMMPYMAHLCGNPSSVHRYGCHAKAALEKSRKTIARLCDVAPAEIVFTSGGTEGNNMLLRGMIEAMQITHVLTSPLEHLSVRMPLEALAKQGKIQLSYVRVDQTGDFMWDEIEQWLKRHPRALVSLMQVNHEIGNITDIAAMGQLCRSHGAFLHSDTIQAVYCGLLSCLSSHLAVGSAHKIHGPKGIGFVYIDTTVSVAPLITGGSQELTMRGGTENVAHIVGMAKALEITVRDRQKVVAHLLAIKQHMIALLKTHLPDIVFNGHSESLTQSSPHLLSISLPNWSESDMLVYHLDIHGIAASTGSACTSGSALGSSVIAALQKDTHHAIRFSFSKNTTLAEVEKTVALLAQRCAK; this is encoded by the coding sequence ATGACTATCTATTTAGATAATGCAGCTACTACCCAATTGGATCCAGAAGTATTGGCTGCTATGATGCCTTATATGGCCCATTTATGTGGCAACCCTTCTTCTGTGCATCGTTATGGTTGCCATGCAAAAGCAGCCCTTGAAAAATCTAGAAAAACAATAGCCCGCTTATGCGATGTGGCGCCTGCTGAAATCGTCTTTACTTCTGGTGGTACAGAGGGGAATAATATGCTATTAAGAGGTATGATAGAGGCCATGCAAATTACCCATGTATTGACTTCTCCATTGGAGCATCTTTCCGTTCGGATGCCTCTAGAAGCGTTGGCCAAGCAGGGCAAGATTCAATTATCCTATGTGCGGGTTGATCAAACTGGAGACTTTATGTGGGATGAAATAGAGCAATGGCTCAAGCGCCATCCACGTGCTTTGGTGAGCCTGATGCAGGTCAATCATGAGATTGGTAATATAACAGATATAGCAGCTATGGGGCAGCTTTGCCGAAGCCATGGTGCATTTTTGCATTCAGATACGATTCAGGCGGTCTATTGTGGGCTTCTTTCCTGCTTGTCTTCTCACCTTGCTGTGGGCTCTGCCCATAAAATACATGGGCCCAAAGGTATTGGATTTGTTTATATTGATACAACTGTATCTGTTGCACCCCTTATTACTGGAGGCAGTCAAGAGTTAACCATGCGTGGAGGCACTGAAAATGTAGCCCATATTGTTGGCATGGCTAAAGCATTAGAAATTACTGTTCGTGATAGGCAAAAGGTGGTCGCCCATCTGTTAGCCATCAAGCAACATATGATCGCTTTACTAAAAACGCATCTGCCCGATATTGTTTTTAATGGCCATAGTGAAAGCTTAACCCAAAGCAGCCCCCACTTGTTAAGTATTTCATTGCCAAACTGGAGTGAGTCTGATATGCTGGTTTATCATTTAGATATTCATGGTATAGCCGCTTCTACAGGTAGTGCGTGTACCAGTGGCAGTGCGTTGGGTTCGTCTGTTATAGCTGCTTTACAAAAAGACACCCACCATGCCATACGTTTTTCTTTTAGTAAAAATACGACCCTTGCAGAGGTTGAAAAAACAGTTGCCTTGCTAGCGCAACGTTGTGCAAAGTAG